Proteins from one Thaumasiovibrio subtropicus genomic window:
- a CDS encoding lipid II:glycine glycyltransferase FemX, which translates to MFELIKVEDKEEWNKYLSQCINVSVFSTWEWGEFKSNSFEVIRLAVLKKERFLGLAQITLKSKFGLSFGWAPGGINFINQSDLPSIISSLESYFDFRRTVVRFSFSDEYSSNSSYLFSQVNDLKPALVKVNSGFSIKHAINIETPVLSSFSKNNRYYYRKSLKEELSFEIKSAELEEFSVVHDEMVAIKGRSDLQLSQSEFQLLLDTHSDNVKMALVRNSRGEILCASILIVFSNVAIYYLAGSTQEGRERHASFFMVHELLTNLNEFGISDFDFGGITPYKADAAGVNRFKLGFGGRLIEYIGERDYTKSWFLRALFNAYIGYILR; encoded by the coding sequence ATGTTTGAGTTAATAAAAGTAGAAGATAAGGAAGAGTGGAACAAATACCTATCTCAGTGTATTAATGTTAGTGTTTTTTCTACTTGGGAGTGGGGAGAATTTAAGTCCAACTCATTTGAAGTTATTCGTTTAGCTGTTTTAAAGAAAGAAAGATTTCTTGGTTTGGCCCAGATTACCTTGAAGTCAAAATTTGGACTATCTTTTGGTTGGGCTCCTGGCGGGATTAATTTTATTAATCAAAGTGACTTACCATCGATAATTTCCTCCTTAGAAAGTTACTTTGACTTTAGAAGAACCGTTGTGCGTTTTAGCTTTAGTGACGAATATTCTAGTAATTCTTCATATTTATTTTCGCAGGTCAATGACCTCAAGCCTGCCCTTGTGAAGGTTAATAGCGGCTTCTCTATTAAACATGCTATTAATATTGAAACCCCAGTTCTATCGTCTTTTAGTAAAAATAATCGATATTACTATCGGAAGTCGTTGAAAGAAGAATTGAGCTTTGAGATAAAATCTGCAGAATTGGAAGAGTTTTCTGTAGTTCACGACGAGATGGTTGCAATAAAAGGGAGGTCAGACCTTCAACTCTCCCAGAGTGAGTTTCAATTATTGTTAGATACTCATAGTGATAATGTTAAAATGGCCTTAGTACGCAATAGTCGAGGTGAAATATTGTGTGCATCAATACTTATTGTGTTCTCAAATGTTGCAATTTATTACTTAGCCGGTTCAACACAAGAGGGTAGAGAGCGTCATGCCTCTTTCTTTATGGTCCATGAACTGTTAACTAATTTAAACGAGTTCGGTATTAGTGATTTTGACTTTGGGGGAATTACTCCCTACAAAGCTGATGCCGCTGGCGTGAATCGATTTAAGTTAGGCTTTGGAGGTAGGCTGATAGAATATATTGGTGAACGAGACTATACTAAGTCTTGGTTTTTGAGAGCTCTCTTTAATGCATACATCGGTTATATATTGCGATAG